DNA sequence from the Halocalculus aciditolerans genome:
AGGACGCGTTCGTCGACTTCGTCCTCGCGGACGTCACGCCGCGCCCGGCGAACTACGCCGCCATCATCGACATCAACCTCGGGGCGCGCGACGCGTCCGCCGAGGACGCGTTCGAACTGGAACTCGGGCCGAACAACTGCGCCGTCAGCACCGAATGACGACACTCCCACTCGTCCTCACGCTCGACCAGCCGTTCCCGCGCGGCGTCCTCCCCTACCTCCTCGGCGGCGTCCTCATCGGGCTCGGCGTCTCCGTCATCTATCTCGCCACCGGCATCATCGCGGGCGCGAGCACCTTCCTCGAAACGACGCTCTCCTACGCCTCCGGCGTCTCGCGGCTGAACCAGCCGAAGTACCTCGCCTCTCGCGACTGGCGCGTGCTCTTCACGCTCGGCATGGTCGGCGGCGCGGCCGCCTACACGCTCGCGTTCGCCGACCCCTGGACCACGCAGGTCCAGCCGTGGCGGCTCCTCGGCGGCGGCGTCCTCGTCGGCGTCGGGACCCGCCTCGGGAAGGGCTGTACGAGCGGCCACGGCGTCTGCGGCATCGGCTCGCTCTCCGAGACCAGCATCGTCAACGTGGCGACGTTCATGGCGTTCGCCGTCGGCACCGCGCTCCTCGTCGCCGCCGTCGGGGTGACTCCGTAATGACCCGAGAACCACCCGCGAGCGACCCCGGGAAAGACGGGCAGGGCGCGCTCTTCAACCTCGTCGTCCTCCTCGGCGGCGGCACCTTCGGCGTCGGCCTCGCCGTCTCCGGGATGGCGAAACCCGAAGTAGTATTGGACTTCCTCCAGCTCGACGACCTCGGCCTGCTCTTCGTGATGGGGGGCGCGGCGGGCGTGACGATGCTCGTCTTCGCCGTCGCCACTCGCTATCTCGGGAGCGCGCCGCTCACCGGGCGGCGATACACGAAGCGAGTGAAGTCGATGGACCGGAACGTCCTCGTCGGCGGCGCGATATTCGGCGTCGGCTGGGGCGTCTCGGGCATCTGCCCCGGCGCGGCGTACGCCAGCGTCGGCCTCGGGAACTGGCCCATCCTCTGGGCCATCCTGGGGATGTTCGTCGGCGCGTACGCCCAGGCCTACTGGCGCTCCCGCGGGTCAGCCTCGGCGAGCGCGAGCGACTGACGGACTGACGACTCGGCCCACGAGAGCCGAGCACCCGGTGAGCGCGCCGTCTCCGTCTCGCTCCCGTGCTCACTCCTGTTCCGCGTGGAACTGTTCGACGAGGAGTTCGGTCGCGCGGTCCTTCGACCCGTCGGGGACGAAGACGAAGGGAATGGGGGTGTCGAAGGCGCGTTCGCCGTAGAGCCCCCAGTCGCCGACGGAGCGCGTCGTGCCGCCGTAGGCGATGGGGATGTCTTTCAGTTCGGCGGGTTCGTACTCGGGGACGTAGGACCGTTCGATCCAGACGTCGTAGCGGGGGAGGTCGAGGCGGTCGGCGAGAGCGTCGCGGAGCCGAGAGCGATTATCGAGGAGCCAGTCGCCGAAGGCGTCGAGGTCGGCGTCGACGCGGTCGGCGTACGCGATGCGGTGTTTCCAGCAGGTCTTCGGGAAGCGCCGCGCGCGGAAGCGGTCGTAGAGCGCCGCGAGCGTCGAGTCGGAGTTGTCGCGCGCGGTCGTGCGGAACGCCTCCATGAGCGTGTTGTCGTCGATTTCGTCGTCGAGGACGGCGTCGACGGTGACGGGTGACGCGTCGGCGACGCCGTCGAGTTCGACCAGCATCTCCCGCAGGAGGACGTTCGCGTACACCGACTTGTGGTGTTGGGTCACCCACATGTAGAGCGCGATGCGGCCCTCCAGGTAGTTCCCGATGGTGCTGAGCGCTTTGTCCGAGAGCGCGAGGCCCTCTTCGGGGTGGGCGGTGTAGGCGTCGATCATCCGGTCGGTGTCGAAGCTGAGGACGTCCGCGCCCGTCATCCGGTTGTCCCGCGTGATGTAGTCGAGGCGGTCGACGTCGATGGGCGAGTGGAGGAGCTGTGCGCCGAGGCCGAACTGCCAGGGGCCGCCGCGCTCGTAGACGAGGCTGTACCCGAGGACGTACGCGCAGACCTCGAACGGGTCCGCGCCCAAGTCCGCGATGGTGTCCGCGTACTCCCGGAGGACGACGAGGCAGCCGAGGAGTTCGTGGGGGCTGGCGTCCCGAATCGGGCCGTCGCCGAGCCCCGCGTCCGCGAACGCCGCGAGCAGGCCGCGGTCGTCGAGGCGCGCGCGGAGGTCGTCGGTGTCGAGGAAGCGCTCGGCGAGGTGCGAGAACGGCGGGTGGCCGACGTCGTGCAGGAGGCACGCGCACTCCAGCGTCCGCTGTATCTCGTCGAGCGTCTCTGTATCCGTGTTCCGCGTGAAATAGGACTGCGTGCGGAGGTTCTCGAAGACGGTGCGGCCGAGGTGGTAGACGCCGAGCGAGTGCTCGAAGCGCGTGTGGTTCGCGCCCGGGTAGACGAGGTAGGTGGCGGAGAGCTGGCGGACGTACCGCAGGCGCTGGAACGGCCGCGTGTCGACGACGCGCTCCACGAGCGCCTCGTCGAGTTCGATGTAGCCGTGAACGGGGTCTTTGAGCTGCTTCGTCGCCACGCTACGTCGACGTCGCGTTCTCGATTGCGGCCCGCGTGTCCTCCTCCTGAAGCGGGTTGTAGAGGTCGCCGTCGACGACCAGCATCGGCGTGCCGGAGATGTCGTTGTTCTGCGCGAACGTCGTCGTCTCGCGGACGGCCTCGCTGTACTTCGTTCCCTCGAGGTCGGCGCGGACGGTGGAGCGAACGTCGGCGGAGACGCCCGCGGACTCCATCATGGAGACGAGGCGGTCGGTCGTCGCCCACGTCTCGTCCTCCGGCGGCTGGTTCGCGAAGACGTACGTGTGGAACCGCCAGTAGGACTCGGGGGCGGCGTCCCAGAGCGAGAGGCCGGCGCGCGCCGCCCGGGAGGCGTCCTCGCCGAGGAACGGCTCGCCGCTCGGCGTGTACGCGAGCGCCCGGTACGTCAACTGCACGGCGGCCGTTTCGACGTAGTCCGTGACGAACTCCGGGAACCAGCCGGTGTCGAACTGCGCGCAGTACGGGCACTTCCAGTTTCCGACGTAGGTGACGTGCGCGTCGGCGTCCGCCGACCCCATCGTCGCGTACGTCGTCGACGTGTCCGCGGGGAGCGGCGCGTTCGCCACGGCGTCGCTCTCCGACCCGCCACCGCCGCCACCGCCGCCGCCGCTACAGCCGGCGAGCGCACCCGCGAGTGCCGTTCCGGACGCCGCGAGGACCGCACGCCGAGAAGGGTTCGTCATATCCTCTCTGTAGTCGCCGGGGGGATATGCGGCTTTTGTTCACTCGCCGAACCGGCGTGAATCGGGGGCAGCGTTAAGCCCGTCCGTGTCCGAAGTCGAGTAGCATGCACTGGGAGCAGGCCCTCCTGTTCTACCCGCTGCTCTTCGCCGCTCTCGTGTCCGTCGCGACGGCCGTCGGGTTCGTCGTGCGGACGCCCAATCAGCGGCTCCGCACCGACGCCCGGTGGTTCGTCGTGCTCGCGGTCTCCGTCGGCCTCTGGGCGGCCGGGACGGCGTTCGCCGTCACGGCGACGACGGGCGAGGGGACGTTCGGCGGGGCGGCCATCGCCTGGCTCGGCGTGAGTGCGACCGCCATCGCGTGGCCGCTCTTCGTCGCCGCGTACACGAACCGCCGGCGGTGGCTGCGCGCGAGCCGCGTCCTCGGCGTCGCCGTCATTCCGGCCGTCTCCTACTTCGCGGCGCTCACGAACCCCGTGCACGGGCTGTTCGTCATCGGCCTCGACACGGCGACCGGGAGCGACCTCGGGACCGTCGTCGCCGAACCCGGCCCCGTGCTCGTGGTCTTCGTCGCGTACACGCTCGCGGTCGACATCGTGACTCTCGGCTGGCTCGCGTCCAGTGCCCGCGACGCCACGGGGACCGACCGCCGCCAGTACCGCCTCGTCTTCGTCGCCGGCGCGGTCCCGTTCGCCGCGAGCGTCACCCACCTCGTCCTCGCCCCGCAGTCCGTCGACTTCACGCCCGTCACGTTCGGCGTGACCGTCCCGCTCCTCGGCCTCACGCTCCTCGAACTCCACGACCGCGGCCTCGTCCGGCGGGCGCACGGCGAACTCCTCGAATCCCTCCCGGACGGCGTCGTCGTCGTGGACGACGCCGGCCGCGTCGCCGACGTGAACACCGCGGCCGAACGGCTCTTCGGCGACATCGTCGGCAGCCGGTTCGCGGACGCCGCCGCCGACTACCCGACGCTCCGCGGCCTCGAACCCGCGGACGGCGCGGTCGAGCTGACCGCGGCGCTCGACGGCGAGCACGTCGTCTTCGACGCCCGCGTCGCCGCCATCGAAGACGACGACATCAGGCCGACCGGCCACCTCTACCTCCTGCGCGACGTCACCGAGCGCCGCCGGACCGAAGTCCGCTATCAGACGCTCCTCGAGGACTCCGCCGCGCTCGTCTCCGTCGTGTCCGCGGACGGCGAAATAACGTACGCCAGCCCCGCCCACGAATCCGTCCTCGGACACGCCCCCGGGGACCTCGTCGGCGAGAGCGTCTTCGCCTTCGTCCACCCGGAGGACCGCGAGCACGCCGTCGAGCGCTTCGAACGCCTGCTCGACGACGACGAACCCGACCAGACCCGTATCGAATACCGATTCAGAACGGGCGACGGCGCGTGGCGACGCCTCGAATCCTCGGGCGAGGACTTCCGCTCCCAGCCGTTCCTCGGCGGCGTCGTCATCACGAGCCAGGACGTCACGGAGCGCGTGCGGGACGCCCACCGCCTCGACCTCTTGAACCGCGTGCTCCGCCACGACGTCCGGAACGCGATGAACGTCATCGAGGGGAACGCCACCCTCATCGCGGAGCGCGCGGAGAGCGAAACGGTCGCCGAGCGTGCGGACACCATCAAGCGGCGCGCGCGCTCGCTCGCGGAGATGAGCGACGAAGCGCGGACGCTGGACCACGCGATCACCGCCATCGACGAGACGACCTGCGTCGACGTGAGCGCGATACTCGCGTCCTGCGTCACCGCCGTCCGAGAGCGCTACCCGGACGCGACGTGGACGGTCGACATCGAGGGCGACCGCTGGGCGTACACCGACCCGCTCATCGGCGACGCCATCGAAATCGTCGTCGAGCGCGCCGCCGACGACGCGGACCCCGACCCCGCCGTCACCGTGAAGTGCGAGCGCGTCACCGTCGACGACGAGCCGTTCGTCGAGATCCGCGTCGTCGACGACGGCCGCCCCATCGGCGACCAGGACCGCCGCGTCCTCGAACACGGCGAGGAGACCACGCTCGAACACGGCACCGGCATCCGAACGTGGTTCGTGAACTGGGTCGTGACCGCGAGCGGCGGGAGCGTCACCGTCGACGAACGGGACGACGGTCGGAACGCCGTCACGCTCCGCCTCCCCGGAACCGACGACGGCGACGCGGTACCAGACGCCGACGCGCTGGACGCCGACGCTCGTGGCACGTAATCGAGCGCCGGACGCCCACGAGATGCGAACGGGGTTCGACCATCCCGGGGAACTGTGGAAAACATTTAATCGGGGGCCGGAGAAAGCGCGAGTATGACCGATTCGTTCGACGTCGACCTGGACGAGATGGATATCGCCATCCTCCGGCGCGTCGAGGCGGACTACGACGTGAACCTGAGCGACCTCGCCGACGACCTCGGCATGTCGAAATCCGCGATACACTACCGCCTCCAGAAGCTCAAGGACGCCGACGTCGTCGAATCCGTCTCCGCCGACGTGAACCCGCTCGCGCTCGGCCTCGACCACCTCCTCATCACCGAGATCTCCGTCGTCCACGAGACGGGCTACGCCGAGGATATCGGTGCCGACCTCGCCGACGTCCCCGGCGTCGAACAGGTCTACTACACCATGGGCGACGTCGACTTCGTCGTCCTCTCCCGCGTCCAGAACCGCGACCAGCTCAACGAGCTCGTCGACGCCTTCGTCGCCATCGACGGCGTCAACGAGACCTCCAGCCGCTTCGTGATGGGTGAACTCTCCACCGGCGGTCGCCCGACCAGCGGCCTCTCCACCGAAATGGAGGAGAACGTCCTCAACGGCTGACCACCACACGAATCAGCCGCACGACGACTGAGATCAGCCGCACGACGACTGAGCCGTCTATCGGACCGACTCGGGCCGAAGGCTGAGCCGTCCACACGCGTCTCTCCGTACACCACCGTGTCCGGAGTTCGACGCGCCACGCGACCCCACGCGGCGCTCCGCGCCGTCCGCTGTCCCCGCTGTCCCACCCGTGACCGCCCACAGGCGCGGCGAACGCCATCCGAGGACCAGTACCACAGCTATCTACCGACCAGCACGACGGCGCACACCGCCGCGTCCGGAGTAAAGTGCCGAAATCGGACTGCTTCCGGCTCGCCCCGAGCGTCTCGCTCCGTCACGTCGCTATAGTCTCGGCGGACGATCCACACCACCGCGTCCGGAGAAACGCCGGAGGCGAACTGAAGAAGCCGACGAGACGAGCAACCCCCGTCGACGGCTCCGCGGAGTCGACGGCCGCTCAGTCGAACGACGAAATCGTCGCGTCCTCGTGGTCGCCCTCTCCGCTCCCGTCCTCTTCGAGACGAGCGTCCGGGTCGTCGCCGCTGCGCTCGTCGGCGTCGCCGGCGTCCGCCGCATCCACCGCGTCTGCCGCGTCCACCACGTCCGGAACGTCCGCAGCGGCGTCGTCGGAGCCGGCCCCGTTCCCGGAGTCCGCCACCGCTTCGGACGGCGTTTCAGCGTCGTTCGCCCGCGTCGCCGTCGCGTCAGGCGACTCCCCGGCCGGTGCACGAGGCGACGTCTCCGTCCGTTCGTCAGCCGGAGTGGCTGCCGCATCGGACGGCGTCTCCGTCCGTTCGTCGGCCGCAGCGGTCGGCTCCGATTCGTCGGCCGCGGTGGCGACGTCCGCGTGCGTGGCGTTCTCCGAACCGTCGGGCGTGTCGCTGATGACGGCTTCTTCGAGGGCGCGCTCGACGACGGACTCGTGGACGCCGACGAGTTCGACGGTCTCGGAGAGCGCGCTCAACACCTGCTCCACGGGCATGTCGAGTTCGTACTCGCGGTAGGTGCCGCCGCGCCGCCCCTCGTTCCGCTCGGTGACGGAGATGATGCCGAGCATCGCGAGTTCGCTCAGGTGGTCGCGCATCCGCCGCGGGACGAGCGGGTCGCGGTTCGCGAGCTCCGCAAAGCGCGTGTAGCGCGGGCGGACGTCCCGCGACCGGATGGGCGTCTCCCCCTCCAGCGCGTTCGTGACGAGCGCGTAGAGCACGAGGTGGCCGTGCTCGGTGAGGCCCCGAATGCCCTCCTCGATGCGGCCGCGTTCGAGCGCGGTGCGCCCCCGGTCGACGTGTTCTTCGGTGACGGTGGCGGTTTCGTCGTCGCGCGCCACGTCGCCGGCCTTCATCAGGAGGTCGATGGACTGCCGGGCGTCGCCGGCGTCCTTCGCGCCGTACGCCGCGCAGAGCGGGATGACGCCGGGTTCGAGGACGTCGTCGTGGAACGCCACCGCCGCGCGCTGTTCGAGGATGGCCTTCAGGTCGGTCGCGTCGTACGCCGGGAAGTGAATCTCGTTCTCGCAGAGCGACGACTTCACTTTCGGCGAGAGGTCGTCGCGGAAGGAGAAGTCGTTCGAGATGCCGATGAGGCCGACCTGGGTCGACTCGAGCTTGCTGTTCGCGCGGGCGCGCGGGAGCTGGTAGAGGATGGAGTCGTCGCCGATGTTGTCGATCTCGTCGAGGACGATTAATACTGTGCCGCCGTGGGAGTCGAGGTCCTCCCAGAGCATCTCGTAGACCGTCGCGAGCGGGTAGCCCGTCGTCGAAATCTGGTTGTGTTCCGCGCGGAGTTCGTTCACGAGGTGGGTCGCGACCTGGTAGGAAGAGGAGAGCCCGTCGCAGTTGAGGAAGATGATGTCGAGGTCGACGTCGTCGTACTGCGCCGCGTCCTCCCGGAGGTGGTCGAGGAGGTACCGCGTCGCCGCCGTCTTCCCCACGCCGGTCTTCCCGTAGAGGAAGATGTTGTTCGGTTGCTCGGAGTTGATGACGGGCTGCAGCGCGCTCGTGTACGTCGAGAGTTCCTCGTCCCGGCCCACGAGCTCGCTCGGCTGGTAGTCCTCCCTGAGCGCGTCCCGGTCCCGATAGATATCGGTATCCCGCTCGAAGAGTCCCATGCCACCCTCACTCGCGGCGACCCTCATAAAACCACCGCGTCCGGAGCGTCCGCAGTGTCCGGAGCGTCCGCTGTTCCAAAGATATATACGGGAGGTGCCGATGACCCTCCCCCCACTTTGTCCGGAGTAACGAGGCTCCGAAGGAGGGGGTGGGAGGAAGAAGCTAACGAGCGGTTACTAGAAGCGACAGAGCTAAGTCAAAACCACCACAACCAAAACCGCACTAGAAGACTAAGGCTAAGAAGAGGAAACCTGTCTAGGCCTAGAGTAGCCGTATTTTCGTCTCTCAGTCAGCGAGTCAGTCAGAGTCAGTCAGTCGGTCATTCGCCAGTCGTTCCTCTTCGCTTCCTCCTCGGTCTCGTCACGTTGTCTCGGCACTCGTCTCACCGCTCAACCTTCCCTCGCTGTTTGTCGACCGCCTCGGCCCTCTGGTCTGACTGTGTCGGTCGTCTAGCCCGTCTGAGAGGCGCGCAGTAGCCGTTCGGTCGCGGACCCTTCTTCTCTTCCTCCTGTTCTCGTCGGTTCTCTCGCCGATCCGACGTCGACGTCCCCTCACCGCCCGCCGTTATCGGCAATAAATCCCGCATTTCTCTCCCCCCTCCCTCCTTCGCGCCCGTTTACTGCGGACACGGTGGTGTGAGTGTACACCTCCGTGTCCGCTGTTCCGGGAAATCCGAAGAACTGCGGACGCGGTGGTGTGTCCAAACGGTCCGCTCTCCATTTCTATCGACCGCGAAACGCGGCGATTTCGGACTAGAAGCCACCTAAACGCCTTCCTCGCGCCCACATCTCGGCCACGTCCCACCGGACACCACCGTGTCCGCAGTAACCGACACCGGTCTGTCCGCTGTTCCGCGGTTCCCGTCGCCTCCGTCGCCCCTCGGTTTCTCTTCGGACGCCTCTTCCTCCGCGGGGACCGCGATTGCTTTACGGCCGTATGCGCGTAACGAAGCGAAGGTTTTTGCGCCCCCCTCTCGAACGACGTGGTATGTCCGTGGAGACGACTCGGGACGTGGCGTGTGACTGTAAGGCCGGGCGGGTGGCGGCGGCGTACGGCCTCGACGACCTCGACGACGAACTCGAACGCCGGTGGCTCGGCGAGGGCCGGGAGCGCGAGAGCCTCCGGTCGCTCGCCGACTACGCGAACCGCCGCGTCCTGCGTTCCGCGATGCGGGACGCCGGGATGGAGGTCATCGACGGCGAAGTCGAGAACACCTACCGCCTCCTCACGGACAGCGACACGAGCGCCGGCGACCGCACGCAGGTCGAACGCCGCCTCGAACGCGCCGGCGTCGACGTCGACGCCGTCGAATCCGACTTCGTCTCCCACCAGACCGTCCACACCCACCTCCGCGAGTGCCGCGACGTTTCCCGCGAGGAAGCCGACCGCGACCGCGTCGAATCCGCTCGCCGCACTATCTTCTCCCTCCAGAGTCGCACGGAGGCCGTCGTCGAGGACTCCCTCTCCCGGCTCGCCGGCGACGAACTCGCGCTCGACGACGTCGACGCGTTCGTCGACATCCAAGTCGTCTGCGAGGCCTGCGGCCGCCAGCAGGAGGTCGGCGCGCTCATCGACCGCGGCGGCTGCACCTGCCAGCTCGACTGACGGAGTCGACTCCGCCCGCGAACCGGGCTTTCGCGTCACGTCGTTCCGGCTCAGGTTCGCGTCACGTCGTTCCGGCTCACACCGTTTCGATACCCACCGCGTGGAAACGGTTATGGGCTCGGGGTGTCTGAGTCACGAGTAGATGGCGACCTCTGAGCTCTCGTCCCCCTTGCGCGTCGCGGCCTCGAACGTCGGCGGTATCGACCAGACGGACGTCGAATTCCGTCCCGGAATCACCGTCCTCGTCGGCCGGAACGCCACGAACCGGACGTCGTTCCTGCAGGCGATTATGGCCGGACTCGGCAGCCGGAACGTCTCTCTCAAAGGCGACGCCGACGAAGGCCGCGTCGAGCTCACCGTCGACGGAGAGACCTACACGCGGACGCTCACGCGGACCGCGAACGGCGTCCAGTTCGGCGGCGACCCCTACCTCGACGACCCCGAAGTCGCAGACCTCTTCTCCTTCCTCTTAGAGGATAACGAGGCGCGGCAGGCTATCGCGCGCGGCGACGACCTCCGCGACCTCATCATGCGACCCGTCGACACCGCCGAAATCAAGGCGAACATCAACCTCCTCGAACGCGAGCGAGAATCCGTCGACGAGCAGTTAGCGGATATCGAGTCGGCGAAGAGCCGGCTCCCCGACCTGGAGCGCCGCCGCGCGGACCTCGAAGACGAAATCTCCGAAGTACGCGAGGACCTCGAAGCGGCACAGGAAGCGCTCGAAGCAGCCGACGCGTCCGTCGAGGAGACCCGAGAGGAAGAGGACGAACTCGACGAGGCGCTCGACGCGCTCAGCGAGACGCGCGCGGAACTCGACGAAGTCCGCGACCGCATCGAGACGCAGCGCGAGAGCCTCGCGTCCGTCCGGGAGGAACGCGCGGAACTCGACGCGCCCGAGGAGGGCGACGCGCTCGACGACATCGAGTCCGTCGAGGCCGAAATCGACGACCTCCGCGAGCGAAAGCGGACGCTCGACAGCGCCGTGAACCGCCTGCAGACGCTCGTGCAGGTCACCCAGCAGCTCGTCTCCGGCGAGGAGACCGCCCTCTTGGACATCCTCCAGTCGGCCGGCGACGCCGGCGGGCACGTCGCCGGAAGCGTCGACGCGGACGGCGACAGCGAGAACGGTGACGGCGGCGTCGAGGACGTCACGGCCGGTCTCCTCCCGGACGAGGAGGTAGAGGCGGTGACGTGCTGGACGTGCGGGAGCGAGGTCGAGCGCGGCGAGCTCGAGGAGTCGCTCGACCGACTCCGGACGGTGCTCCAGGAGACGCGAACGGAGCGCGCCGACCTCGACGAGGAGCTCTCCGAGCGTCAGGACGAACTCTCCGACCTCCGCGACGAGCGCCGGGAGCGCGAACGCCAGCGCGAACGCCGCCGCCGGCTCGCCGAGGAGGTCGAGGACCGCGAAGCCGCGATTGCCGACCTCCAGGAGCGCCGCGGAGAGCTCGAATCGGAGATCGAACGCCTCGAATCCGAGGTGGACGCGCTCGAATCCGACGTCTACAGCGACCTCCTCGACCGCCACCGCGAGGCGAACGAACTGGAGTTCGAACTCGGCCGCCTCCGCGACGACCTCGACGACGTCGAAGCGGAGATCTCGGAGGTCGAGGAACGCGCGGACCGCGAGGACGACCTCCGAGAGCGCCGCGAGGAGATCACCGACGAGCTGACCGAACTCCGCACGCGCATCGACCACCTCGAAGAGACCGCCGTGGACGCGTTCAACGAGCACATGGCGGAACTCCTCGGCGTGCTCGGCTACGACAACCTCGAGCGCGTCTGGATCGAACGCACCGGCGCGACGAACACGGAGTTCGCGCTCCACGTCGTCCGCAGCACGGACGACGGCGTCGCCTAC
Encoded proteins:
- a CDS encoding YeeE/YedE family protein — protein: MTTLPLVLTLDQPFPRGVLPYLLGGVLIGLGVSVIYLATGIIAGASTFLETTLSYASGVSRLNQPKYLASRDWRVLFTLGMVGGAAAYTLAFADPWTTQVQPWRLLGGGVLVGVGTRLGKGCTSGHGVCGIGSLSETSIVNVATFMAFAVGTALLVAAVGVTP
- a CDS encoding YeeE/YedE family protein — encoded protein: MTREPPASDPGKDGQGALFNLVVLLGGGTFGVGLAVSGMAKPEVVLDFLQLDDLGLLFVMGGAAGVTMLVFAVATRYLGSAPLTGRRYTKRVKSMDRNVLVGGAIFGVGWGVSGICPGAAYASVGLGNWPILWAILGMFVGAYAQAYWRSRGSASASASD
- a CDS encoding HD domain-containing protein, with the translated sequence MATKQLKDPVHGYIELDEALVERVVDTRPFQRLRYVRQLSATYLVYPGANHTRFEHSLGVYHLGRTVFENLRTQSYFTRNTDTETLDEIQRTLECACLLHDVGHPPFSHLAERFLDTDDLRARLDDRGLLAAFADAGLGDGPIRDASPHELLGCLVVLREYADTIADLGADPFEVCAYVLGYSLVYERGGPWQFGLGAQLLHSPIDVDRLDYITRDNRMTGADVLSFDTDRMIDAYTAHPEEGLALSDKALSTIGNYLEGRIALYMWVTQHHKSVYANVLLREMLVELDGVADASPVTVDAVLDDEIDDNTLMEAFRTTARDNSDSTLAALYDRFRARRFPKTCWKHRIAYADRVDADLDAFGDWLLDNRSRLRDALADRLDLPRYDVWIERSYVPEYEPAELKDIPIAYGGTTRSVGDWGLYGERAFDTPIPFVFVPDGSKDRATELLVEQFHAEQE
- a CDS encoding DsbA family protein, with amino-acid sequence MTNPSRRAVLAASGTALAGALAGCSGGGGGGGGGSESDAVANAPLPADTSTTYATMGSADADAHVTYVGNWKCPYCAQFDTGWFPEFVTDYVETAAVQLTYRALAYTPSGEPFLGEDASRAARAGLSLWDAAPESYWRFHTYVFANQPPEDETWATTDRLVSMMESAGVSADVRSTVRADLEGTKYSEAVRETTTFAQNNDISGTPMLVVDGDLYNPLQEEDTRAAIENATST
- a CDS encoding histidine kinase N-terminal 7TM domain-containing protein, whose product is MHWEQALLFYPLLFAALVSVATAVGFVVRTPNQRLRTDARWFVVLAVSVGLWAAGTAFAVTATTGEGTFGGAAIAWLGVSATAIAWPLFVAAYTNRRRWLRASRVLGVAVIPAVSYFAALTNPVHGLFVIGLDTATGSDLGTVVAEPGPVLVVFVAYTLAVDIVTLGWLASSARDATGTDRRQYRLVFVAGAVPFAASVTHLVLAPQSVDFTPVTFGVTVPLLGLTLLELHDRGLVRRAHGELLESLPDGVVVVDDAGRVADVNTAAERLFGDIVGSRFADAAADYPTLRGLEPADGAVELTAALDGEHVVFDARVAAIEDDDIRPTGHLYLLRDVTERRRTEVRYQTLLEDSAALVSVVSADGEITYASPAHESVLGHAPGDLVGESVFAFVHPEDREHAVERFERLLDDDEPDQTRIEYRFRTGDGAWRRLESSGEDFRSQPFLGGVVITSQDVTERVRDAHRLDLLNRVLRHDVRNAMNVIEGNATLIAERAESETVAERADTIKRRARSLAEMSDEARTLDHAITAIDETTCVDVSAILASCVTAVRERYPDATWTVDIEGDRWAYTDPLIGDAIEIVVERAADDADPDPAVTVKCERVTVDDEPFVEIRVVDDGRPIGDQDRRVLEHGEETTLEHGTGIRTWFVNWVVTASGGSVTVDERDDGRNAVTLRLPGTDDGDAVPDADALDADARGT
- a CDS encoding Lrp/AsnC family transcriptional regulator, with the protein product MTDSFDVDLDEMDIAILRRVEADYDVNLSDLADDLGMSKSAIHYRLQKLKDADVVESVSADVNPLALGLDHLLITEISVVHETGYAEDIGADLADVPGVEQVYYTMGDVDFVVLSRVQNRDQLNELVDAFVAIDGVNETSSRFVMGELSTGGRPTSGLSTEMEENVLNG
- the rdfA gene encoding rod-determining factor RdfA gives rise to the protein MSVETTRDVACDCKAGRVAAAYGLDDLDDELERRWLGEGRERESLRSLADYANRRVLRSAMRDAGMEVIDGEVENTYRLLTDSDTSAGDRTQVERRLERAGVDVDAVESDFVSHQTVHTHLRECRDVSREEADRDRVESARRTIFSLQSRTEAVVEDSLSRLAGDELALDDVDAFVDIQVVCEACGRQQEVGALIDRGGCTCQLD
- a CDS encoding archaea-specific SMC-related protein; this translates as MATSELSSPLRVAASNVGGIDQTDVEFRPGITVLVGRNATNRTSFLQAIMAGLGSRNVSLKGDADEGRVELTVDGETYTRTLTRTANGVQFGGDPYLDDPEVADLFSFLLEDNEARQAIARGDDLRDLIMRPVDTAEIKANINLLERERESVDEQLADIESAKSRLPDLERRRADLEDEISEVREDLEAAQEALEAADASVEETREEEDELDEALDALSETRAELDEVRDRIETQRESLASVREERAELDAPEEGDALDDIESVEAEIDDLRERKRTLDSAVNRLQTLVQVTQQLVSGEETALLDILQSAGDAGGHVAGSVDADGDSENGDGGVEDVTAGLLPDEEVEAVTCWTCGSEVERGELEESLDRLRTVLQETRTERADLDEELSERQDELSDLRDERRERERQRERRRRLAEEVEDREAAIADLQERRGELESEIERLESEVDALESDVYSDLLDRHREANELEFELGRLRDDLDDVEAEISEVEERADREDDLRERREEITDELTELRTRIDHLEETAVDAFNEHMAELLGVLGYDNLERVWIERTGATNTEFALHVVRSTDDGVAYEDTVDHLSESERNVVGLVFALAGYLVHDVHETVPVMLLDSLEAIDSDRIAAVVEYFEAYAPSLVVALLPEDARAVDDDYERITDI